One Nitrospira sp. DNA window includes the following coding sequences:
- a CDS encoding polyketide synthase module: protein MVRHPAVTIPPCETILDVLRWRAEHQPDQRAYVFLRDGVSGDTFLTYGELDAKARAIAGYLQSRFKPGERLLLVYPPGLDFVQAFWGALYAGLIAVPVPPPDAFRLKSGIARLQSIAEDAAPAGALSTGQILALLRELGPTGGSIQPENWINLDDIGSEASSCLSSACPIPSALAYLQYTSGSTSAPKGVMVSHGNMAAQSRCITEAGCYDAESVTLSWMPHFHDYGLVKGIIQPAWIGRPSYLMSPLTFLKRPLRWLEAIQRFQVTHSGGPNFAYRHCVEALTAEERLKLDLTGWKVASCGAEPIAPDTIDRFVERFAPAGFRREAFFPAYGMAEYTLLISLKLEGVPPTVQSLDPAALEQGVVRPAEPAASPVRQVVGCGVPVGDTKVVIVHPETLSRCAAQQVGEIWLAGASTTQGYWNNPDDTSHTFGATLRDTCEGPFLRTGDLGFVKEGEVFVTGRLKDLLIVRGRNHYPQDIERTVERCHALCRAGGAAAFSLQEGGEEVVVVVQEVERQAEASNVEELAGAVRSAVSEQHDLHVATVVFIKAGTLPKTSSGKVQRRACREQFLAGRLATIGQSLSRRPVQSVATRVAKPEDLPVLSSEAGRQRIEQDLRTLVADRLGCSRESIPCDRPVHLFGIDSLMAAEVLHRVEEQFGVSLSLQALLGGATLDDLVVTIAQETIRSKRQPLAAMLPEITQAEQGNLCLLSDNQAALWFLSQLAPDSAAANVSVLLHLPPRIDEAALRQALERLAERHAILRTTYETQQEIPVQRIHVRLPFSWTGHDATAWGWARLRQEAMEAAALPFDLLQGPVWRAAFFHREQGPFLLLVAHHIAVDGWSMTLLMDELKQHYASAQVSFAGTADKIGPAPTPYSEFVGWHRTLLEGEEGRRLSEYWKARLTGELPNYDVLYDRHQTTVEPSRYVWQAFHVDQGLVERLKTFARAEGTTLYAVCLAALQVLLYRYTDQEDVMIATPSFGRSRSRFARTVGDFVNMLVLRVSLQADRTGRDLLAQTRRTLLEALDHQDYPYARLVSDLRPARDFQRAPLAQVLFVLQPFRLLAELDERTGLSTPSSPGEGPGAWEAYVIPQQSGQFDLCVELAESAQGLSGYVEYKEGLFTPDRVARLQEHYVQVLEGLVTDPAAPIGLLPLMSEAERRETVLAWGQPQKSVEVGQCLHRLIEAQVQRTPDAIAVRQDHEELTYRELNGRANRLAHYLRRRGVAPGVVVGLCLERSLNLIVGMLGILKSGGAYLPLDADYPTDRLEYMLRDSQVRVLVTQQDQLGRLPATNPHTVCLDSEWATIARFPDSPVEGTEASDNLAYVIYTSGSTGHPKGVMIEHRSIANYVHAITGIVGLTARDRVLQFASLSFDTAAEEIFPCLTTGGTLLLRTPTMVDSVSGFLDRCRDWQVTVLDLPTAYWHEVVAHMESERLIFPESVTTVIIGGERVLPQIVQRWAKLVGKTVRLLNTYGPTETTVAVTVSDLTGVGADGDLQGDLPIGRVVPHASVYVLDRHRQPVPVGVVGELYVGGVGVARGYRGRPDLTEATFIPDPFSTQAGARLYRTGDLVRWRADAQLDYRGRVDRQVKIRGYRIELEEIEAVLNRHQDLERAVVEVREDQPGDKRIVAFMVPRPHNRLGLVQLREQLRRQLPAHMIPSSFIELEALPLTANGKVDRRALRVAADSRAGKVELTSEYLAPRDATEQMLAHIWSEILHVKDVGVQDNFFELGGHSLLATQLASRVQALFRVVLPLRQVFARPTIATLADVIRLAQGGRNTAQEAERRIITRVARGTPLPLSFAQERMWFLYQLSPDAAAYNIPASVRLHGPLNKAALRWSVGELVRRHEALRTTFTNIDGQPRQVIHASLEPFWADDDVRMLQQELREPRAQELATAEARRPFDLERGPLLRIQLIQLGEEDHVLVMNTHHIISDQWSYGVIARELVACYNAFCAGKPFTVQPELEIQYADFAQWQRAWLTGPALAEQLAHWKAKLIDLPVVALPSDRPRLPVHSFKGDHVSLDLSWALMNRLKQLSVREGVTLYMLFLTGFFALLYRLTQQRDLVIGTPIANRNRLEVEDLIGTFVNTLVLRTVVTGDLTFRDLLGKVRDLSLDAYAHQDIPFEKLVEELRPDRSQGGLPMVQVLFNFANTPFARTEFQHLSWTPYEVSRGAAQLDLGLSIDPYASRKAYLEFNTDLFDRMTVERWLDCYRHLMEAVVEQPEEKIGRLAIFTERERQRILREWNATDMPFDREACFPQLFEAQVSRTPDATAVTFEGVELSYGELNRRVNRLAHHLREQGVGPDVVVPVFLERSLELLISLLAIMKAGGAYLPLVPGLPVRRLATMIEAGQAAVLVTDSSLLAGLPHHQLHVLCMDRDADLLARYPSDNPSPVAGSRHLAYVLFTSGSTGQPKGVEIEHRALVNFLLSMQREPGMTSRDVMMALTPLSFDIAGLELYLPLLAGAGIILANRRQAMDGPWLQRELDQGRVTVMQATPATWRIVLQAGWQGGRRVKVLCGGESLSRELAQELLARAGSLWNVYGPTETTIWSTLERVRTAERPVSLGRPIANTQVYVLDPNREPVPVGIPGELYIGGTGLARGYRGAPHLTEERFVSSPFRTGERLYRTGDQVKWLPDGRLEYVGRIDHQVKLRGFRIELGEIESVLAEHPTVKQAVVVVREDAPGDKRLVAYVTAKDGQICDPQTLRRALREAIPDYMVPAAIVPLAEFPLTPNGKVDRSTLPVPSAEPVHDGPQAIEPRNRIELQLAAIWEQVLGITPIGIRDNFFALGGYSLLALRMFSAIEQTFGTRLPMALLFQAPTIEQLADVLADEGCTVRWRSLVAVQPEGKQPPFFAVPGVGGNVLVFARLAKLLGNDQPFYGLQARGLDGKEKPFMRVEDMAAHYIDEIRSVQPQGPYLIGGTCTGGLAAYEIAQQLTAQGEKVILAVIESWHPRSYLTHWSRPPYQLWPILFVGMKIATYLRLMLGLPVREWSTFWRGKLKRLWSLMHHTEAAEDQDEFLYKDQVTYATFHAVARYRLKPLRAQVLNVIASKHPLTNSTEDTRLVFGEAAMEMSRTVYLPAEDSGRLFVAPQVQELAIQLRTFWQEAWAMLGHKPDESGKGPSSRAA, encoded by the coding sequence GACTGCAAAGCATCGCCGAGGATGCCGCTCCGGCCGGGGCGCTGAGTACGGGGCAGATCCTCGCCCTGCTTCGTGAACTGGGACCGACTGGTGGTTCGATACAGCCGGAAAATTGGATCAATCTCGATGACATAGGGTCGGAAGCTTCTTCCTGCTTGAGCTCGGCATGCCCGATCCCTTCTGCCCTGGCCTATCTGCAATATACGTCCGGCTCCACCTCCGCGCCCAAAGGGGTCATGGTCAGTCACGGGAACATGGCCGCTCAGAGCCGCTGTATTACCGAAGCTGGCTGTTATGATGCCGAATCCGTCACCCTATCCTGGATGCCGCATTTTCACGACTATGGATTGGTGAAGGGGATCATACAGCCTGCCTGGATCGGGCGACCGTCCTACCTCATGTCCCCGCTCACATTCTTGAAACGTCCGCTGCGCTGGCTGGAAGCCATTCAACGTTTTCAGGTCACGCACAGCGGCGGTCCCAACTTCGCCTATCGCCACTGTGTGGAGGCCCTCACAGCGGAAGAGCGCCTGAAGCTGGACCTCACCGGTTGGAAGGTGGCCAGCTGCGGGGCGGAACCGATTGCGCCAGACACCATCGACCGATTCGTCGAAAGGTTCGCTCCGGCCGGATTCAGGCGGGAGGCATTCTTCCCCGCCTACGGGATGGCGGAATATACGTTGCTGATTTCCCTGAAGCTGGAGGGGGTGCCGCCGACCGTGCAATCGCTTGATCCTGCGGCATTGGAACAGGGGGTGGTCCGCCCGGCTGAGCCAGCCGCTTCACCGGTTCGACAGGTGGTCGGGTGCGGGGTTCCGGTCGGTGATACGAAGGTCGTCATCGTCCATCCGGAGACCCTGTCTCGTTGCGCGGCGCAACAGGTCGGCGAAATCTGGCTGGCGGGGGCCAGTACCACCCAGGGCTATTGGAACAATCCGGACGACACGTCGCACACGTTCGGCGCGACCCTCCGCGATACGTGCGAAGGACCGTTCCTGCGGACCGGCGACCTGGGGTTTGTGAAGGAAGGCGAAGTCTTCGTGACGGGGCGGTTGAAAGACCTGTTGATCGTTCGAGGGAGAAACCACTATCCCCAGGACATCGAACGGACGGTGGAACGATGCCATGCCCTCTGTCGCGCGGGCGGTGCCGCCGCGTTTTCACTGCAGGAAGGCGGTGAGGAAGTCGTCGTGGTCGTGCAGGAGGTCGAACGACAGGCGGAGGCGTCGAATGTCGAAGAGTTGGCCGGTGCCGTTCGCTCCGCCGTATCGGAACAACATGACCTCCATGTTGCAACGGTCGTTTTCATCAAGGCCGGAACTCTCCCTAAGACCTCGAGCGGGAAGGTGCAGCGACGGGCCTGCCGCGAGCAATTTCTCGCCGGTCGGCTTGCGACCATCGGACAGAGCCTATCGCGACGACCGGTACAGTCTGTCGCCACTAGGGTCGCCAAGCCTGAAGACCTGCCAGTGCTTTCGTCCGAGGCCGGACGGCAACGAATCGAGCAGGATCTTCGAACGCTGGTTGCCGATCGCCTGGGGTGCAGCCGAGAGTCAATCCCCTGTGACCGGCCGGTCCATCTTTTTGGAATCGATTCGTTGATGGCGGCCGAGGTGTTGCATCGGGTGGAGGAACAATTCGGCGTCTCGCTTTCGTTACAGGCCCTATTGGGAGGGGCGACGCTCGACGATCTGGTCGTCACGATCGCCCAAGAGACCATCCGTTCCAAGCGCCAACCCCTGGCGGCCATGCTTCCGGAAATAACGCAGGCGGAGCAGGGGAATCTGTGCCTCCTCTCCGACAACCAGGCGGCCCTGTGGTTCCTGAGTCAATTGGCCCCCGACAGCGCCGCTGCCAATGTCTCGGTCTTGCTGCATCTGCCGCCGAGGATCGATGAGGCCGCGCTGCGACAGGCCCTTGAACGACTCGCAGAACGGCATGCGATCCTGCGGACGACCTATGAGACCCAGCAGGAGATTCCCGTTCAGCGGATTCACGTTCGCCTGCCCTTCAGCTGGACCGGTCACGACGCCACCGCGTGGGGCTGGGCGCGCCTGCGTCAGGAGGCGATGGAGGCGGCGGCCCTTCCCTTCGATCTCCTCCAGGGGCCGGTTTGGCGGGCAGCGTTCTTTCATCGCGAACAGGGCCCGTTTCTGCTGCTGGTCGCCCATCACATCGCAGTGGACGGCTGGTCGATGACTCTGTTGATGGACGAACTCAAACAACACTACGCCTCCGCACAGGTTTCATTTGCGGGAACGGCGGATAAGATCGGTCCTGCGCCGACTCCCTATAGTGAATTCGTCGGTTGGCATCGAACGTTGCTGGAAGGCGAGGAGGGCCGTCGCCTGTCGGAATATTGGAAGGCCAGGCTGACGGGGGAATTGCCGAACTACGACGTCTTGTATGACCGGCACCAGACCACCGTCGAACCAAGCCGCTATGTTTGGCAGGCCTTCCATGTCGACCAGGGATTGGTGGAACGGCTCAAGACTTTCGCCCGGGCGGAAGGCACGACGTTGTATGCCGTCTGTCTGGCTGCGCTGCAAGTGTTGCTCTATCGCTACACCGATCAGGAAGACGTGATGATCGCGACTCCTTCGTTCGGTCGCAGTCGGTCACGATTCGCTCGGACGGTCGGGGACTTCGTGAACATGTTGGTCTTGCGGGTCAGCCTTCAGGCGGACCGGACCGGTCGCGATCTCCTCGCGCAGACCAGGCGCACCCTGCTGGAGGCGCTCGACCATCAGGACTATCCCTACGCGCGGCTCGTCTCGGACCTGCGACCGGCACGCGATTTTCAGCGTGCGCCGCTGGCGCAGGTGCTCTTCGTGCTGCAACCGTTCAGATTGCTGGCCGAACTCGATGAACGAACGGGCTTGTCGACTCCGTCATCCCCGGGGGAGGGACCGGGAGCCTGGGAGGCCTATGTCATCCCCCAACAGAGCGGACAATTCGATCTCTGCGTGGAACTCGCGGAATCGGCGCAGGGATTGAGCGGGTATGTCGAATACAAGGAAGGGTTGTTCACACCGGACAGGGTGGCGCGGCTGCAGGAACATTACGTGCAGGTCTTGGAAGGTCTTGTGACCGACCCCGCCGCGCCTATCGGCTTGTTGCCCCTCATGTCCGAAGCCGAGCGGCGCGAGACCGTGCTCGCATGGGGTCAGCCTCAGAAATCCGTCGAGGTCGGACAGTGCCTCCATCGACTGATCGAGGCGCAGGTGCAGCGGACTCCCGATGCGATCGCGGTCAGACAGGACCATGAGGAACTGACCTATCGGGAGTTGAATGGACGGGCGAATCGTCTGGCCCATTACCTGCGCCGGCGTGGGGTGGCTCCCGGCGTGGTCGTCGGGCTGTGCCTCGAACGGTCGCTCAATTTGATCGTCGGGATGTTGGGCATTCTGAAATCGGGCGGGGCCTACTTGCCCTTGGATGCCGACTATCCGACCGATCGGCTGGAATATATGTTGCGGGACAGTCAGGTTCGGGTGCTGGTGACCCAGCAGGATCAGTTGGGCCGGTTACCGGCCACGAATCCCCATACCGTCTGTCTCGATTCTGAATGGGCTACCATTGCGCGGTTTCCCGACAGCCCGGTCGAGGGGACGGAGGCTTCGGACAATCTGGCCTATGTCATCTACACTTCCGGTTCCACCGGCCATCCCAAGGGGGTGATGATCGAACATCGATCGATCGCCAACTATGTGCACGCCATTACCGGCATCGTCGGGTTGACGGCGCGCGATCGGGTGCTCCAGTTCGCCTCACTGAGTTTCGACACGGCGGCCGAAGAAATTTTTCCCTGCCTCACGACCGGCGGGACGCTGCTGTTGAGGACCCCCACGATGGTCGATTCCGTTTCGGGCTTCCTGGACCGGTGCCGCGACTGGCAGGTGACGGTCTTGGACCTGCCGACCGCCTATTGGCATGAAGTCGTCGCGCACATGGAATCTGAGCGGCTCATTTTTCCGGAATCCGTGACGACCGTCATCATCGGCGGTGAGCGTGTCCTGCCCCAGATCGTGCAACGTTGGGCGAAGCTGGTCGGCAAAACCGTTCGCCTGCTGAATACCTATGGGCCGACGGAAACGACGGTCGCGGTGACGGTCTCCGACCTGACCGGGGTCGGTGCGGACGGGGACCTGCAAGGCGACCTCCCGATCGGGCGGGTGGTTCCCCATGCTTCGGTGTATGTGCTGGATCGGCATCGGCAGCCGGTTCCGGTGGGCGTGGTTGGGGAACTCTATGTCGGCGGTGTGGGGGTTGCGCGGGGGTATAGGGGGCGGCCCGATTTGACCGAAGCGACATTCATTCCCGATCCGTTTTCAACCCAGGCGGGGGCGCGACTGTATCGGACCGGCGATCTTGTGCGTTGGCGAGCCGACGCACAGCTGGACTATCGAGGCCGTGTCGATCGCCAGGTGAAGATTCGAGGGTATCGGATCGAGTTGGAAGAAATCGAGGCGGTCTTGAACCGGCATCAGGATCTGGAACGGGCCGTGGTCGAGGTGCGGGAAGATCAGCCGGGAGACAAGCGGATCGTCGCCTTCATGGTGCCTCGCCCCCACAACAGGCTGGGGCTCGTACAACTGCGGGAACAGCTTCGCCGCCAATTGCCCGCGCACATGATCCCCTCATCGTTCATCGAACTGGAAGCCCTTCCCTTGACGGCCAATGGAAAGGTCGATCGTCGGGCCCTCCGCGTCGCCGCCGACAGCCGTGCAGGCAAAGTCGAGTTGACGTCCGAGTACCTTGCCCCGCGGGATGCGACGGAGCAGATGTTGGCTCACATCTGGAGTGAAATCCTGCACGTCAAGGATGTCGGGGTGCAGGACAACTTTTTCGAATTGGGCGGCCATTCCCTGTTGGCCACGCAACTGGCGTCGAGGGTCCAAGCCCTGTTCCGGGTCGTGCTCCCGCTGCGGCAGGTGTTCGCGAGGCCGACGATCGCCACCTTGGCCGACGTGATCAGGCTGGCACAGGGTGGGAGAAATACGGCACAGGAGGCGGAACGGCGGATCATCACAAGGGTGGCGCGAGGAACGCCCCTGCCCCTGTCCTTTGCGCAGGAGCGGATGTGGTTCCTTTATCAATTGTCGCCAGACGCGGCCGCCTACAACATTCCAGCCAGCGTGCGGCTGCACGGCCCCCTCAATAAGGCCGCCCTGCGCTGGAGTGTCGGTGAACTCGTTCGACGTCATGAAGCGCTCCGAACCACCTTCACGAACATCGACGGGCAGCCGCGCCAAGTGATCCACGCCTCATTGGAACCGTTCTGGGCCGATGACGATGTGCGGATGCTTCAGCAGGAATTGCGCGAACCGCGGGCGCAGGAACTGGCGACCGCCGAAGCCCGCCGTCCGTTCGATCTTGAACGGGGGCCGCTGCTGCGTATCCAGCTCATCCAGTTGGGTGAAGAAGATCATGTGTTGGTAATGAATACGCACCACATCATTTCCGACCAATGGTCCTATGGGGTGATCGCCCGTGAACTGGTGGCCTGTTACAACGCCTTCTGTGCGGGCAAACCCTTCACCGTTCAACCGGAACTCGAGATTCAATACGCCGATTTCGCCCAGTGGCAACGGGCCTGGCTCACCGGCCCCGCGCTGGCGGAACAACTCGCGCATTGGAAGGCCAAGTTGATCGATCTGCCGGTGGTGGCCCTGCCGTCCGACCGGCCGCGGCTGCCGGTTCACTCCTTCAAGGGCGATCACGTGTCGCTGGATCTGTCCTGGGCCTTGATGAATCGGCTCAAGCAGCTCAGCGTCCGCGAAGGGGTCACGCTCTACATGCTGTTCTTGACCGGGTTTTTCGCCCTCTTGTATCGCCTCACGCAACAGCGGGACCTGGTGATCGGCACGCCGATCGCCAATCGCAACCGGCTGGAGGTCGAGGATTTGATCGGCACGTTCGTCAATACGTTGGTGCTGAGGACAGTTGTCACGGGCGACCTGACGTTCCGTGACTTGCTGGGGAAGGTGCGCGACCTGTCTCTCGATGCCTATGCGCATCAAGACATTCCTTTCGAAAAGCTCGTCGAGGAGTTGCGCCCGGATCGCAGCCAGGGCGGATTGCCGATGGTGCAGGTGCTCTTCAATTTCGCCAACACGCCGTTTGCGCGCACGGAGTTCCAACACCTGTCCTGGACACCTTACGAAGTGAGCCGCGGCGCCGCTCAGCTCGATCTGGGCCTCTCGATCGACCCGTACGCCTCGCGCAAGGCCTATCTGGAATTCAATACGGACCTGTTCGACCGCATGACCGTCGAGCGGTGGTTGGATTGCTATCGGCATCTGATGGAGGCGGTTGTGGAACAGCCCGAGGAAAAGATCGGGCGTTTGGCGATATTCACGGAACGGGAACGACAGCGAATCCTTCGGGAGTGGAACGCCACCGACATGCCGTTCGATCGCGAAGCCTGCTTTCCCCAATTGTTCGAAGCGCAGGTGAGCAGGACCCCCGACGCCACGGCCGTGACGTTCGAGGGCGTCGAACTGTCCTATGGGGAACTGAATCGCCGCGTGAACCGGCTGGCACATCACCTGCGCGAACAGGGGGTGGGACCGGACGTGGTGGTGCCGGTGTTTCTGGAGCGATCGCTTGAACTGCTCATCAGCTTGCTGGCCATTATGAAAGCCGGCGGCGCCTATCTTCCGTTGGTTCCGGGGTTGCCGGTGCGGAGGCTCGCGACCATGATCGAGGCCGGCCAGGCGGCCGTACTTGTGACTGATTCCAGTCTCCTCGCGGGGCTGCCGCACCATCAACTTCATGTGTTGTGCATGGACCGCGACGCGGATCTGTTGGCGCGTTATCCTTCCGACAACCCTTCGCCCGTCGCCGGATCCCGACACCTCGCCTATGTGCTGTTCACCTCCGGATCAACCGGTCAGCCGAAGGGGGTGGAGATCGAACATCGAGCCCTGGTGAATTTCCTCCTGTCGATGCAGCGTGAGCCCGGTATGACCAGCCGCGATGTCATGATGGCCCTCACGCCGCTCTCCTTCGACATCGCCGGGCTGGAACTGTATCTTCCGCTGTTGGCGGGAGCGGGAATCATCCTGGCGAACCGTCGGCAGGCGATGGATGGGCCCTGGTTACAGCGGGAACTCGACCAGGGCCGAGTCACCGTCATGCAGGCGACTCCTGCCACCTGGCGCATCGTGCTGCAAGCGGGATGGCAGGGCGGGCGAAGGGTAAAGGTGCTCTGCGGCGGCGAATCCTTGTCCCGCGAACTTGCCCAAGAGTTGCTGGCCAGGGCGGGATCCCTCTGGAATGTCTATGGACCGACGGAGACGACCATTTGGTCGACGTTGGAGCGGGTGCGTACCGCCGAACGTCCTGTTTCCCTTGGGCGCCCCATCGCCAATACCCAGGTCTATGTATTGGATCCCAACCGGGAGCCTGTGCCGGTGGGAATCCCCGGGGAGTTGTACATCGGTGGAACAGGCCTCGCGCGTGGGTATAGGGGCGCGCCTCACTTGACCGAAGAGCGATTCGTTTCCAGTCCGTTTCGAACAGGAGAGCGGCTCTATCGCACGGGGGACCAGGTCAAGTGGTTGCCGGACGGCAGGTTGGAGTACGTCGGCCGCATCGATCACCAAGTCAAGCTGCGCGGGTTCCGGATCGAGTTGGGAGAAATCGAATCGGTGCTGGCGGAACATCCGACCGTCAAACAGGCGGTGGTCGTCGTGCGGGAAGATGCTCCGGGGGACAAACGACTGGTGGCCTATGTGACGGCCAAAGACGGACAGATCTGCGATCCACAGACGCTTCGCCGTGCGCTCCGCGAGGCGATTCCGGACTATATGGTGCCGGCCGCCATCGTGCCCCTCGCGGAGTTTCCACTCACGCCGAACGGAAAGGTCGATCGCAGCACATTGCCGGTTCCGTCGGCGGAGCCGGTCCATGACGGCCCCCAGGCGATCGAGCCGCGGAATCGCATCGAACTCCAGTTGGCCGCGATTTGGGAGCAGGTCTTGGGGATCACGCCGATCGGCATCCGCGACAATTTCTTTGCGCTGGGGGGCTATTCTCTGCTGGCGCTGCGGATGTTCAGCGCGATCGAGCAGACCTTCGGCACCCGCCTGCCGATGGCCCTGCTCTTTCAGGCGCCGACGATCGAGCAGTTGGCGGATGTCCTCGCCGACGAAGGCTGTACGGTGCGCTGGCGGTCCTTGGTCGCCGTCCAGCCGGAGGGAAAGCAGCCGCCGTTCTTCGCGGTTCCGGGAGTCGGGGGCAATGTGCTCGTGTTCGCCCGTTTGGCCAAATTGCTGGGCAACGATCAACCATTCTACGGCCTGCAGGCACGCGGCTTGGACGGGAAAGAAAAGCCCTTTATGAGGGTGGAAGACATGGCCGCGCATTACATCGACGAAATCAGGTCGGTCCAGCCGCAGGGACCCTATCTCATCGGAGGGACCTGCACCGGAGGACTGGCCGCCTATGAGATCGCGCAGCAGCTCACGGCGCAAGGAGAGAAGGTGATTCTGGCGGTCATAGAATCGTGGCACCCTCGCTCCTACCTCACCCATTGGAGCAGGCCGCCCTACCAGCTCTGGCCCATCCTGTTCGTGGGGATGAAGATCGCGACGTACCTTCGTCTCATGCTCGGACTGCCCGTGCGGGAGTGGTCAACGTTCTGGAGAGGAAAGTTGAAACGGCTCTGGAGTCTCATGCACCATACAGAAGCGGCCGAGGATCAGGACGAATTCTTGTACAAGGACCAGGTGACCTACGCCACCTTCCATGCAGTGGCGCGGTACCGGTTGAAACCGTTGCGAGCGCAGGTCTTGAATGTGATTGCTT